ttattccccccccccattttattagatataacagagataaatgaagagaaggtggggagatagggagaatgagagaaagacagacacctgcagacctgcctcacagcttgtgaagtgaaccccctgaaggttgggggggggttgaaaccgggtccttgcatgtggtaatatgtgcacttagccaggtgtgccatcgcccagcCTCTGAGGGAAGTCCTTTTCCTCACACAGTTCCCTCCGCTCAACAGCTCTTCCCTGAGCTTTCCTGGTACCCTGACACTCAGGTATGTTCTTGCCCAGAATAACATGCTTATATGCCCGTCCGCCTGCCCCCTGCACATGGGCAGCCAGACAGGGACCTTGACGTAGTTCTTTCGTCTCCCTTACCCCACCTTGAGCTGGAAAGATTAAACCTCCCCATCCTGCATCTCCCAGAATATACCCTCCACCTCTCCCAACCACATCCTGGCCTCTTAGAAATGAaagcagggttaagcgcacgtggtgcaaagagcaaggaccagctcaaggatcctggttcgagcccccggctccccacctgcaggggagtcgcttcatgggtggtgaagcaggtctgcaggtgtctgtctttctctccccctctctgtcttcccctcctctctccatttctctctgtcctatccaacaatgacaacatcaataacaataataactaccacaacaataaaaacaagggcaacaaaaaggaaatacataaataaataaatattaaagaagaaattaaagcaggtaaactgggaaacgttatgcatgtacaaacttttgtatttactgtcgagtgtaaaacattaatccctcaataaaaaataaattaatcaaaaaaaaaaaataaagcagctcATTGAAAACTACAATTCCCATGGAGCCTTGGGACAAAATTCCCTGGACTATAATGGACTGACCGGCCCAAAAAACCTCCTGGGAGTCGTACTTCTCATAACTACTGAGCAGGTAGTTAGTTAAAGCCTGGGAAGAAAAACGGTTTCCAACAGTTGTCACACACCAAATCAAATGAGCCTTCACCCCCTTTCAGATCATGGTCTACATTATCCAGTAACAGAATTTTACTATTTCTGAAATTAATATAATGTAAATGAACTACAACGCCCTTTAGATTCTCGGGGGATAACTAAGGCAGGCTCATGGGCAGGGACTTCTGGGGGTTGTAGTTTCCTGCCCTCAGCACAATTACCATGGTTCCTCACATGGACTCCACTAGACCCGGTACCTGGTTTCCTCTTGAGTAGGTGCTGAGCCTCGATAGCGGTGATTTGGGACACGGTAGTGAAGACGTGGGCACAGTGGGCGGCCGCCCCGCTCCATGCAGTAGCGGTGATAAATCTGCCTCTCCCCCGCTTCCTTGTCCACGTTGAactggagttggggggggggggtgggtattAGGGGAACTAGGAGACTGGGAGTCCAGCGTCTGGGGTCTTGGGGCTAGAAGCTGGACTCTCCTTCTAAAGAAGCAGGAGCTAGGGAATCCCTAGGATTGAAGGGTGAGGGTCAGggagacccctgggtgtgaggaagaaggggctggggggcccctgggtgtgaggcaggagaggctgggggacccctggattCTGAGGGAGGAGatgctgggggacccctgggtgtgagggaggaggggctgggggacccctgggtgtgaggcaggaggggctgggggacccctgggtctcAGGCGGGGAAGCCTGGGAGACCCCTGAGTCTGAGGGGGCAAGGGCTGGGGGACCCTTAGGATTGAAGAAGGAGGGTCATAAGGTCTGGGTCTGAGTGAAGAGAGGCCAGGGGACCCCTGGATTCTGAGGAAGGagaggctgggggacccctggattctgaggaaggagaggctgggggacccctgggtatgAGGCAGGagaggctgggggacccctgggtatgAGGCAGGagaggctgggggacccctgggtgtgaggaaggagaggctgggggacccctggattCTGAGGCAGGAGAGGCTGGGGGATCCCTGGGTGTGAGGCAGGagaggctgggggacccctgggtgtgaggcaggaggggctgggggacccctgggtgtgaggcagGAGGGGCTTGGGGACCTCTGGATTCTGAGGGAGGAGATGCTGGGAGACCCTTGGGTGTGAGACAGGAGAGGCTGAGGGACCCCTGGCTGTGAGGCAGGagaggctgggggacccctgggtgtgagggaggaggggctgggtgtgagggaggaggggctgggggacccctgggtgtgagggaggaggggctgggggacccctgggtgtgagggaggaggggctgggggacccctgggtgtgaggcaggaggggctgggggacccctggattCTGAGGCAGGAGAGGCTggaggacccctgggtgtgaggcaagagaggctgggggacccctgggtgtgaggcaggaggggctgggggacccctggattctgagggaggaggggctgggggacccctggctgTGAGAGAGGAggtgctgggggacccctgggtgtgagggaggaggggctgggggacccctgggtgtgaagcaggaggggctgggggacccctgggtgtgaggcagGAGAGGCTGGAGGACCCCTAGGTCTAAGGCGTGGGAGGCCTGGGACTCCTGCATCAGAAGGAGCAGGGACGGGGTGATCCCTAAGCCTGAGGGAaaagggctggggacccctggtcCCTGGAGAAGAGGCAGCTTGACCCCTTGGAATCCAGACAGCTCTGCAGTCCtgccagcccctcccccagcacccCGGGGCTCACGGTCTCCAAGTTGTTGTAGAAATCCACAGCCCCGGCACACAGGTAGCGCCCCAGCAGCGTGGCGTGGGTGGTGAAGATTGTGGCCACGGGCAGCCGCCGGGCCCGGCACAGGCAGAGCCCGATGCCCGCCAGCCACTCGTGGAAGTGAGCCACCACGTGCGGCTTCTCCTCGCTCTGGGCCAGGAACTGCGGGCAGCAGAGAAAGGGCCATGGCTGTCCACGTGAGTGTGGCGAAGACCGGGAACAGCCCCCGGGTCAGGACACACGGACACAGAAACAGCGGAGAGGTTGCGGGGGTTAGGGTGGGGGCGTCCAGGTGATCCCCACAGGACAAGGAAGACATGAGGCAGCCAGGGCTGACCTCGTCCCCAGGGGCTGAATGGAGCTGAgactttttgctttttgttgctgttggctTATCTTCTACATCCCACCAGGGGAccaaggagacagcacagtggtttactGCAAcagacttctttattttttaacatttttttccccttttgttgcccttgttgttttattgttgctgtagttattatcgttgccatcattgtttggataggacagggagaaatggagagaggaggggaagacagagacggggagagaaagacagacacctgcagacctgcttcaccgcctgtgaagcgacccccttgcaggtgagctgGTCCTTTGTGCAACactcacttaacccgctgcgttaccacccgacccccgcaaCAGGCTTCTAATTCTGAcgccccaaagtcccagtttcaatccctgccACCATCCTAAGAGCTGAGCGGTTAAAAAATATACTAAGTTCTAGCAGGGCTAACTTGGAAAGATTTCATATTGTATGTCCCCAAGTCAATGACACAACTGAAAAACTATAGCTCCCAGTATGCCCTAGGAGCGGTAGAGCTTAAGCTGTGCAGAGCCTGGTGACAGCACAATTTCTCGAGCCCTTtgttaattaattacttttttaataactgcttagctctggcttatggtggtgctggagattgaacctgagtgcTCACAGCagcagacatgcaagtctttttgcctaagtcctatgctgtctaccccagctCGGACACAGACATACATTAGAGATTCATATATTCATATTCCTAGAGTCAGAATACCACCCTGGCACATTGCAGTGCCAGGGATGAAACCCAGACTTCATGCATATTCCGAGGCACTCCACCCACTGTACTGCTTTCCAagtggaaaactttttttttcctttgctgccagggttattactggggttcagtgcctaaactacagatccactgctcctgtggccactttttcaattgttttttttttttttggataagacagagagaaattgagaggggaggagaagacagagagggggagagaaagacagacacctgcagacctgcttcaccgcctgtgaagcgactcccctgcaggtggggaggggggctgggtgggggaagGCTCAatggatccttgtacaggtccttgcgctcagcacacttaaccaggtgcaccaccacccgcctccAACCCCCCAAGTGACAAACACTTAAAACCTGAAACCAGATTCCCGGCTCTCTGGTAGGCTGATGATTCCCAACCATCCAGGATCCCATCTGAAAGCTAAGTCCAGCCAGGATCAGACCAGAGAAATAACAACTCCCAGATTTCCAGGGGAGGCCCCCAGCCTGGCCGGCCCCAGTCTCCGGGGTCTTGGCATGTGTGAAAAGTGAAATGAGGCCCCCGGACAGGGAGTCTCAGCCACTGCGTGTCTCGGTTGCAGAGGCCAGagctaattcttttctttttttttattccctttttgttgcccttgtagttattattgttgttgttgttgtcattgttggataggacagagagaaatggagagaggaggggcagacagagagggagagagaaagatagacacctgcagacctgcttcactgcctgtgaagggactcccctgcaggtggggagccggcggctcgaaccgggatccttatgccggtccttgcgctttgcgccacctgcacttaacccgctgcgccaccgcccgacccccatcgaGCTAATTCTTGAGCCGCCCACCCTCTGGTCATGGTGGTTTTGAGGCCTGGGGCCAAGTGCAGTGACAAGGGTCCTACCTCACCCAGGAACCAGGTGGTAAGGAAGCCAAAAAGGACGGCGTCGTTGGCCTCCCGGTCATACCACGGCACCCCGATGTTGCAGGTGTCCCACAGTTCCCCCTTCCAGCGCTCCAGGGCCCAGGCCGATGCCCCCACATCCAGGAGCACCACCAAGGGGCCCCCCTCGATCAGCCAGCGTCCGAAGTACACCTGAGAGAGAGCACAGGGAGTTGGGAGGAGGCAGCAGACAGAGGGCTGAGCCTATTTCTCCTGcaccttaaagatttttttttgttttgcctccagggttattgctggggcccagtgcctgcaccacgaatccatggCTCTTGGAGGCCACCTTTCTCCCCCTTTGTTACTCTTATTGTTTTaccatcgttgtggttattgttatcattgccactgatgttgttgttgggtaggacagagagagatggagagaggaggggaagacagagagggggagagaaagacagacacctgcagacctgcttcaccacctgtgaagtgactcccttgcaggtggggagccgggggctcgaaccgggatccttgtgccagtccttgcgcttcgtgccgcctgcgcttaacccgctgcaccactgcccgactccctcttaaagatttttttaaacttgtggtctggggctcagtgccagcagtacaaatccactgttcctgtcagccatttttgccccctttgatt
The DNA window shown above is from Erinaceus europaeus chromosome 2, mEriEur2.1, whole genome shotgun sequence and carries:
- the GYS1 gene encoding LOW QUALITY PROTEIN: glycogen [starch] synthase, muscle (The sequence of the model RefSeq protein was modified relative to this genomic sequence to represent the inferred CDS: deleted 1 base in 1 codon), coding for MPLNRTLSMSSLPGLEEWEDEFDLENTVLFEVAWEVANKVGGIYTVLQTKAKVTGDEWGDNYYLVGPYTEQGVRTQVELLEPPSPALRRTLDSMNSKGCKVYFGRWLIEGGPLVVLLDVGASAWALERWKGELWDTCNIGVPWYDREANDAVLFGFLTTWFLGEFLAQSEEKPHVVAHFHEWLAGIGLCLCRARRLPVATIFTTHATLLGRYLCAGAVDFYNNLETFNVDKEAGERQIYHRYCMERAAAHCAHVFTTVSQITAIEAQHLLKRKPDIVTPNGLNVKKFSAMHEFQNLHAQSKAHV